ctgtgagctTTTAAAGGTGAAATGAGGCATTATGGAGCAGtgatggacttattttacatcactgtggctgcagggagacgtgACCTTAACCAGTGTGTTTTGAAAGGGATTAAGCCCGATTAAAAATATTGGTGCACTGGGCGCGCCGGTAgacgagtggttaaggcacgcacCATATACGCAGGtgacctgggttcaaatccggcccgtggcactatttcctgcatgtctctccccgctctcctccctgtttctggctctatccactgtcctatctaaaaaaggccaaaaataaatcttaaaaaaaaaaaatattggtgCACCAATTGTGGACCTTGAGTAATCACAATTAACTCAATTCATCTTGACAACCCTATTGATTATGTAATCTATTGCTCGCCTCTTCTCTAGGCACATCCATGCTGGCCAAAGCCTGAACAGCAGCATTTCCACCACTGGCTGTTCAGAAGAACCTGAGCAACATGTTGATTACCTGGAGCACGTGGTGGTCAGGGTCCTGTTAGTCCACCCACGACGGGGAGACCTGGAGATCAACCTCATCTCACCATCTGGGACCAAATCACAGCTTCTGGCCAGGAGGTGAGAGCCCCCATGCACACTACAGCTCcaactttataaaacacaaattgaaATGTTTGAAGTGGAAAAACGAAAACTCCTTCTTCTCATCGTACTCACACTGGCTGTGGTTGTTATGATTTCAGAAGTTTGTTGAGTCATTACAGGTTTCTCGTAATTTATGAATATAGTTCCTGCTCGGTTATCTCACTGCATCTCTTTGGTAGAAGACCCACTCTAGCTTTATGTTTACATTATAAGTGTAGCATTAAGGGGTTTGAACCCTTTGTGTTCATGAAAGCTTTCTCAGGCTGCTTTTCATCACACAGATTGGTTGACAATTCCAACGAAGGATTCAGAAATTGGGAGTTCATGACGGTTCATTTCTGGGGTGAGAGAGCTGCTGGCACATGGACTTTAGAGATCATCGACACACCGTCAAAGCTACGCAACCCCAACGTGCTGGGTAAGATCCAAGAAAACACACCAAAGCACAATTTCACATTTAAAGTGGGTAGACTGAGGCTGAAAATAAGAACAGGTGGTACAGTCTCAGGAAGATGATCAGATTGATCCTCCAGTCTGCATATCAAATTATCCCTAGGGAATTATCTCAGCTGTTGAGAGCAAAAAGTCTCTCCGTGGCCTGGGCTTGGTGTGCCACTGTGTAAAGAAGTAGCAGAATGAGTCACTGTATGAATATCAGGTGAATATATAGTGAGCATATTAAAGTGGCATGTAGAggtaaaaaaaggaaagacgTCCAGTTGTGATCACACTAGAGGCTGATGCAAGTCTCCAGTGAAACCTtacaaataacttttttttattttaattaccaatgttgttatttttttcttcacaggCAACCTGAAAGAATGGACTCTGATCCTTTATGGCACGTCTGAGAACCCGTACCAGCTCAACAGTGCTCAGCGTTCCCGTTCAAGGATGTTAGAGACCCCAGCCGAGGAGGCAGTCCCGGAGCAGCCagggctggaggaggaggaggaagaagaagagtaCAATGGTGAGAGTGTTACAGAGATTTTCTCATCAAACACACGTACTAGGGCTGAGCAGTTTggcaaaataatctaattgcaattttttttacccaatattgcaattgcaatttgtAATTCCTTAAGTTATAAGACTAAACAagggctggacaattttgaaaaaataccttttcatgaggattttgacttgtattacaactatgaattgttgtattgtcATTCccatatttgaaaagaaaaatataaaagactATTCTCAAAaaggcacctgaatgattgcatattaTGTAATGCAtatcatctctgctgcaaaagaaaaaaaatttaaactgtttgACTCAGATTtcaagtcaaagaaatattgcaccttttatgatttgaaaattgcagctggccatattatgatttaatcaaattttctattaatttcccagccccaACATACACAtgataatgttattttaaaagattGGGTTGGATCTAGACCactgttactcaaccctgctcaaccaaagagccaacttgttaaaaataaaattgtaagagccacaatctaaggggtgaaaagtggtgaaaaaatgggttaaagtagcaataaattAAGTTTAAGCCAACAAataaggtgggaaaatgggcaaaaaattggcaaaaatgggttaaaggtgacgGAAATCAGGATAATAAGTGGCAGATatgggtgagaagtgaaaaaaactaagttacaggtggcaaaaatggtcaaaaagtggcaaaatgtgtagaaatgggcaaaaagtagcaaagagtgggaaaaatgggtaaaaaagaggcaaaaatggggataataAGTAGCAGAAACAGGTGAGAAGGGGATAAAAAACTAAGTTACATGttgcaaaaactgtcaaaaagctgcaaaaacccgaccaaaaatgagtggaaagtgacttagatgggcaaaaagcagcaaaaacccggccaaaaatgagtggaaagtgacttaaatgggcaaaaagcagcaaaaatgggcaaaaaaagtggcaaaaaatggtgaaaagtgatcAAAATGGGGATAAGGAGTGGTAGAAATGGATGAGAACTGgcaaaaaactaaattacaggtggcaaaaatggtcaaaaagtggcataaacgCAGCATAAAATTAGTGGAAgttgacttaaatgggcaaaaagcagcaaaaaagggggaaaatgggcaaaaagaagcaaaggttggcaaaaggggcaaaaaagtagcatttaatggCAGAAGGCAGCcttatttgggaaaaaagtggcaaaaaattgttaaaaaaaggggaatttctgaggttttctggggaatacaATTTTGAATTAAGAtataaagagccacaaatcatcatgaAAGAGTCACACACTcagtatcactgatctagacAAATAATCTGTAAAATGAGGAAGGATGTCACAGGAGTGTAATTCAAAAGAGTTAGAACCCATaaattttctactttttaatatgaaaatgcaaaagaagTTATGAGATGTTTGGATGTTAATGCTGATATTGCTGATCACATGATATAAACGATGATAATGACAATATCGATGATGAGGAGGATACTGATGATGGTTATGTGTTGCTTATAAAGGTCCGTGCCACGGTGAATGTGGAGACCAGGGCTGTGACGGTCCAgatgctgtccactgtctgaACTGTGTTCATTTCAGCTCAGGGAACTTGAAGAGCGGCAGGTAAGAGCTGACAGAACTAGACAAGATCAACTTTTATGATGCACTCttctacatttttaatgacAGCAGATAAAACGTATAATTTCAAATGGACCTCACAGACAGAAATGTCTGTGCTGTACTCGTCTACATTCTACTGTAAATAATCTCTTACTGGACCGTCCCGTGTCCGTCTAGAACCTGTGTGAGCCACTGTCCTCTGGGGCTCTACGGGGATGTGACGTCTCGTCGCTGCAGACGCTGCTATAAaggctgtgagagatgcattgGCTCATCAGCAGGTGCCTGTCTCTCCTGTCGTAGAGGACTTTACCTTAACCCACTCAACTCCAGCTGCACTGATACCTGTGCCCCAGGATACTATGCTGATGAGAGTAAGTGAGCACGTTCAATGACATTTTTAAGTTCAGTCAGATTTATGCACAAGTACacatgtctgtggtttccacAGTACTAGTTGTGTATTATTATCCACGCATCAACCTTACAAACTCCTTTGTGCAGCTACTATTTTATCATACAGGAGCAAAATCAAACCCTTATGCACtgttaaaatgaggcaaaaagaaTCAGGAGCTCAGTCACACCAAGCATCCATGACAGTAGCACCCTCTAGTGACAGTGCTCTGTTTAAAGCTTTACACCACAGTGTGTGCTGTAAAAACTTTAAACCATAAAAGTTGGAACCATAGGAGCAGATTTAAAAGTAGATAACTGGGCCATTCAAGTGTTCACCAGCTTGTCTGAATTAGTGTGTAACAAATCTCAGGATATGTCCAGCCATGAAATTGATTTGGATGGACCCTTCATTGGTCAGGAAAAGGaggatgtttttgttgctttagcTTTTAAAATGGGACTTTTTTTAGTGTGCAGCTGTGACATAATCAGTCTATAGATGCAACGTCTCAAACTGTTCATAGCTCCTTCAGTTGtgcatgactgatttatttatttagcttgtttgtgttgttggtGTTATTTGTTCATTCTTCTATCTCGGCCAGTTGttcttaaagaaaaacaatagcATCTTTAAGCTTTTCCttggattaaataaaaaataaacagcatgtCTGTGAATGAAAGTTCCTGCTGTCTAAGCAGATCAGAGACGGTGTCTGCGGTGCCATGAGCTCTGTGTGAGATGCCTGAGGTATGCAGACAGATGCACAGCCTGCAGAGAAGGATACAGGTATGTTGAGATGCTCCAGACTGTGcttcaaacttttaaaactttttatttgaatgaatgtttttttagtttagcAGGGATGACTTGTGTTCCTGAATGCACCAGTGGGACCTTTTTCCATCTGGAGGAGATGACTTGCAGTCTCTGCCACCCCTCTTGTAAGACTTGTACAGGTCAGTGTTTTCCTGCATGTGCAGCTCCTtcagaaaaatccaaattaaaCTGCTTTTCTATGAGGCAAATTTATATGCCTGCTGTTACCCAGGGCTGTGTTTCAGCTGATGGTTGAGAAGATTCAGGTTCTCTGCAGTCTGTGACGTTCAGGCATTCATTTTCCATGACATGAAACTGAGATGTGTGTGTCTCTTAGGGCCGGGTAAGGAGGAGTGTATTCAGTGTGCAGAGGGcttcctgcagcagcagtggaAGTGTGTACAGACCTGCTCTCCTGGTTTCTACCCAGGAGAGGCAGCAGGAGTTCCTCACAGGATGTGCCACAGGTGGGAGAGTTCCACTTTTACAGACGCAATCCTGAatcaaatacttttattttaaagtttagcAAGCTTAAAGTTTGAATGTACAGTGTGAAAATTCCACCACTTGGGGGCTTTAAGTCAAAACAGTGATAAGAGATAGGAGGCAGTGGGGCGGTTTCCTGTTACCCCCACTAGACAATTTCAATTTGAACAGAGGTGTGCTGCATAGCTCtgcccacctctgctgctttcttcttgttttaaattgaggactctgttcagtATAAATGTCATCAAGTGTATCTACTAAACctcagttttcatttcatggataagtttcttattttgaaggagaaAACCTGTTAAAAGTGGTCTTTCTGCTGCACAAGCCACTCTGAAGGCATTCTTGGCATTCTTTCACTCTCAGTGCAAAGCTGAAGATTGGGAAGAGGAGTTACACGTTATAGAGAGCGTTTTGGTGATAGAACAGCACAGCATAAATGTCAGCTTCCAGCAGCAGTTTCCAAAGCTCATGTGGCCTTTATGGATTTGATGTTTTCAGCTCACTTCTACTGCTTTACCTGTCCAGGTGTGAGGAGAACTGTGTGACCTGCAGTGGCCCTGGAGCCACCTGTACCAGATGCAAAGAAGGCTACAGCCTCTTTAGCAGGACTTGTGTTGTGAATGCATCCTGTAACAATGGTGAGTTAAAGTCATAACCCACAGGGGTGTAACGTTCTGAGATTTCCAGTGGTGCTACTTCAACAATTTGCTGAGGCAAACAAtacaattttgattttgttaCAATGTAACTGAATTTCCCTGGGGATTAATAAAATATCTTTCTAGTTTTACAGTTTGGAGGTATCAGAAAGGCTAGAGGAGTGTGTGCCTtattgttacctccgccaaggaggttgtgtgatcgggtgggttactgatctggatcaccgtctggaaccaggaattttttaaaggattctttattgttgggagatagggctaatggcagaggtctgccctgttaccactttacacccagAGATGgtagacatgagtaacttcaatccccgcagcattttttggtgtgtttctattcaaagttttggaatttttttttttttttaaggttttagtttgggcatttttgtgcctttatttgatagaggaggatagtggatagagtcagaaacagggacaagagcgggggagagacatgcggtaaagggcctcaggccggattcgaacccgggccgtccgcgtacatggggcgtgccttagccactcggccacctgtgcccccaaagttttggagtttatagagtttgaaagacgcatgcccagTCAAAGAGACGAGTCGGattgtaacagagagaaagacagtacattgtagcgagaatactcacaatgctgggaggaatagaggaatattcaccctctgccatgactttcagtcgtccagtgagaccatgggttagactgtcagtgcatctgttggtaCTGGCAGGCTATGCTTCTACCATGACAGTAAACCCGTAgggaagccagtgctttgcctcaccgtgtctccaccccacagGGGAGGGAACAAtcagcaaattagattttgggagggATCCGGATCACCtcctggatccaggaatgttttttaaaggattcttcactattgggaaatagggctgatggcggaggtctgcgatCTCTgattgcttttctagttactaCTGATTTGACCCAATGAAGGATGTTAGAGAGGAGTAATAGACCTACAATGTCAGTTATAGATGAGAGGGCCTCCCtgatcctttttaaaaaaaatcatgattcaGTTTGAAACATTTGGCTCAGTAAAGTTTTGGGCTTTGCCTCAGAACTTGTTAAGATTTAACCTCAGGAACAGTTTAGTGTGTAGAGGAGGGCTTAGTTTATTTAAAGGTAGCTCTGTCAGTATTAAGTCCataaaaaaagatggaaaggaAAATCCAGTACGTTTTAATCCAAACACATTACATCCATAAAGATCCACCAGCTGATTCAAATCTGCAAAAAGCCTTATAGAAACATTTGATTTAGTTTAGAGGAGCTGCAGAAGTATGGGACTTCATACAGGTGCAGCAgcatttcataataaaagctcccatttcacaataaaagcccccaGGGCTAAGAGGAATTTTGGCTGGTTATCTAGTAAGCCCTCTAAGCACAGGGGGCCGTATGCTCTAGCTTAGacagtgatgttaaagtagagcagaaatgaaaaataaccaAGAACATGTACTTATTGtgctttgtaaattgtttttaaaaaacctgGTCTGTTGCAAATGCCAGGgctattttttaaacatcctAGATCATCACTGActtaaagtaaatttaattaTGCTTTGACTTCACTGAGTGTATCTACAGCTCTGACAGCATGTGCCCAGCTCTGATCACTTTAAGCAGAACTTGAaggttttgttttcagtttttaatatcATTCTTTTTCAGAAAGGAAGCTTTAAGatccaaacagagaagcagtGAGAAACTATCCTGTCTTTATCTTTGTAAGCTTTTCTGTCACTGAtaatttctctgtttctctctgtcagctgatgaggtcTTCTGTGAGATGGTCAGGTCCAATCGGCTCTGTGGAAAGAAGCTTTACCGCCAGTTCTGCTGCCGATCCTGTCTGATGAATGGATGAGATTTGGTTCATTTATTCTTTCAAACTGATATTTTACTGCAGTATGTGAAATGTAGGCAAATATTCTGCACTAAACCTGCATTATACTGAACATGTCCAACACAACCATCATGAagaatgtacttttttttttttttacaaaaatatgacatttgaTTCTGCTATTTCCCTTACCTGTTTCAATCTTGTTTTTATAGGAGAAATGTTTTCAACCACAGCCCTATGTAAATGATAAATCAGggatttttaaagctttttttaataattatttaagCATCTTTCTGACTGACCAGACAGGTTGGAACTGATAGACAGGTCACAATAACTCAACCAGTCACTCAGTACAACTGAAGTATATAGAAGAGCATCTCTGAGCAGACGGCACATTAAACCTAGAAGCAGATAGGCTTCAGCTAAAGACGACACCAGCTGCCACACCTgccaacaaagaacagcagtcaGAGGCTAAAGTTCTAAGGAGGCTGAATTTAGCACAAAGTGAAAGTCTGCTAGACCACCAACAACCATAgcaggtatacctaatgaagtgatcaGTGAGTGTAGATGTAGGTTTGAATGTCCAATGTCATATAAGATAAGGAAGTGTAATCATAAAATAAGGCCAGCTGAAAGAGCTCCAGTCATACCAAAGAATCAGTGTTGTTGACACCGCTGCTGAAGTTCAAGTAAAAACTCTGGCTGGCAGTCAGTCAAATATCCTATATGGTCTTAAGCTGTGTATGCTCTGTTTTGGGTCTGAAGTGTTTTGCAGAAAACATCTCTTAACAGATGACtggtctgtgtttttatttgctgtggtgctgtatttttcatgtttccatCCTAAATGTTCTCCTGGAGTCTCAGCTTAGACTAGAGCATCTGTGTGCTTTGTGTTTCCATGTAAATCTAGCACAAAAAGTTAGGAAACTAGTGTCTGGtagattgtttctttgttgtaacagtccTTTTTTGGCAATAACTCTTATAccattagaaagcctgtttattattattattattttatcttttttaaatttgtgttatGTGGAGGCTGTATTCAAAAAAACATGATAGAACAGCACTTTTCTGTTCCATTAAAGTGACATGTTTGTAAAGTGTCCAACATGAACTgtgaacattttaatatttaccaAAATTAtagtaaacagaaaaaaatatcactttctttaaaaaaaatgcatttttcatgaTCCACTTGTTAAAAACTGAATAGACAAATTATGTGGTTAACAATGAATTCTGGTTTATATAGAAAATGGAAATGCTGAGGGATTTGGGGTGGCAATCAGTAGTTGCACCTCAATATGAAGAAATCATATACTCAAACAAATCTTTTGCAAAGACTTCTTTATACACCaaaacctttaaactcattGCACTGACAGTGGTACCCTTGGAAATTGAAGTTCCTCACTACCTGTCCAAAAATCTGCTTAAGGTTTTGGACATGAGCTCCATAGACCTCTGGTACTCCACAGTCAGCTCTCCAGTCCTCCACAGTTGGGCGAAGACAGATCCAGTCATCATCTGTGCTGCACTGTTGGATCTAAAACTAAATAACCATGCAGATGCACAATGCAGTACTGATGTGTGtactgatgtttttgcaccGGAACTAAGGAGCAGACCAGAGTGAGAGCAACTCCTGTGTGACTGTGGTGTCCTTCCTACACCATAAACactgagagacagagacacatCCTTCACAGTGCAGCAGAAAGACACAGCAGGGTTACATACAGGTGTACTCCTTCCCAAGGCAAGTTTCCCCTCAGAGACTataaagtaaatacaaaaaattgTCATCATCCAGCCACTCAATTATCAGATGACTGTGAATGTAAATATCATTTAAGACACGGCAGTAATATTGGTTTACATTTGAAACCAATATTatctttaaaacttaaaaaaaaaaaaagttttaaaattacaACATTTTAGTCCATGGTAAAATTCTAACTGCTCTGGTCTATTCCTGAAGCCCTGAGTAATTTGATTAGAGAATCTCTTAAATATTCTTCTGTAACACCTATACTCAACAGTCTTAATACTGAGGAATATGATTTTATAGACAGTAAATCTAAATTGtatatttgtgtttgttgtaaTTATGTAACTGTtttgctgcctgtcttggccaggacactcttggaaaagagatttttaatctcaatgagtctcttcctggttaaataaaggttaaatgaataaataaatgtaataacaAAATTCTGAGATGTCTTATAACAAGGGAATCTTTTCCTCTTCcaattaaaagaaatgttgcTTTTCAGGTGTTCTCAGAACTAGATTTGGTCAAACTAAGGACTAGGTATATCTTTTTtcgagagggacccaactgcagtcaagatggccgacatgggcatcgctatacatccaatccatgacGGAAGTCCCAAgtggaagtttcttcttcttgttggactcagctgccagtgtttgtcagtctttttcatgCCTaagcctaagcctaaccctaaccccactgccttaccctgaacccaaccactcgggttttaatgcctaagcctaaccctaaccccactgccttaccctgaacctaaccactcgggttttaatgcctaagcctaaccttagacgtacggacttccggttgagacttccggtatggattggatgtgtgtcagccatcttgtctgcagcaaGGTACTCTTGGgctttttttcccattgttACCAAACATGAAAGAAGTTCACTTTAAGACTTTTAATGATATCTATTCATGTAATGAATTCTTAAGAAGACGGTTTAATGTGGAAGGTAATGAATGGATGTTTTGTCATGTAGATATTGAAACTCAGAACATCTGTTTTATGATTGTAATGCTGTCAAGATGTTTTGGGACAAAATTCATGAATGGTTAagtacaaaatacaaaatacctGGTTTTTATTTCCATATGGTTAAATTTggaatct
This sequence is a window from Cheilinus undulatus linkage group 1, ASM1832078v1, whole genome shotgun sequence. Protein-coding genes within it:
- the LOC121512969 gene encoding proprotein convertase subtilisin/kexin type 6-like isoform X2, producing the protein MWYIHCEDKSSRCRSEMNILAAWQRGYTGKNVVVTILDDGIERNHPDLAQNYDHLASYDVNGNDHDPTPRYDSRNENIHGTRCAGEVAAAANNTHCIVGVAYNAHIGGIRMLDGDVTDLVEAKSLGIRPNYIDIYSASWGPKDDGKTVDGPGKLTKRAFEQGITKGRKGLGSIFVWASGNGGQQGDHCSCDGYTSSIYTISVSSTTENGNKPWYLEVCSSIMVTTYSSGEFYERKIVTTDIRHRCTDTHTGTSVSAPIVAGVIALALEANLLLTWRDVQHLLVRTSRPVHLRADDWKTNAAGHRVSHLFGFGLVDAEAMVLEAKKWRTVPTQHTCRHSPERRIRHIHAGQSLNSSISTTGCSEEPEQHVDYLEHVVVRVLLVHPRRGDLEINLISPSGTKSQLLARRLVDNSNEGFRNWEFMTVHFWGERAAGTWTLEIIDTPSKLRNPNVLGNLKEWTLILYGTSENPYQLNSAQRSRSRMLETPAEEAVPEQPGLEEEEEEEEYNGPCHGECGDQGCDGPDAVHCLNCVHFSSGNLKSGRTCVSHCPLGLYGDVTSRRCRRCYKGCERCIGSSAGACLSCRRGLYLNPLNSSCTDTCAPGYYADENQRRCLRCHELCVRCLRYADRCTACREGYSLAGMTCVPECTSGTFFHLEEMTCSLCHPSCKTCTGPGKEECIQCAEGFLQQQWKCVQTCSPGFYPGEAAGVPHRMCHRCEENCVTCSGPGATCTRCKEGYSLFSRTCVVNASCNNADEVFCEMVRSNRLCGKKLYRQFCCRSCLMNG